Proteins encoded within one genomic window of Pongo pygmaeus isolate AG05252 chromosome 18, NHGRI_mPonPyg2-v2.0_pri, whole genome shotgun sequence:
- the SPN gene encoding leukosialin, with protein MAALILLLGVLVVSPDALGSTTAVQTPTAGEPLVSTSEALSSQMYTTSITSDPKANSTGDQTSALPPSTSINEGSPLWTSIGASTGSPLPGPATFQEVSVKTSSVPQETPHATSHPAVPITANSLGSYTMTSGTITMNSPETSSRTSGAPVTTAASSLDTSRGTSGPPLTMATVSLETSKGTSGPPVTMATDSLETSIGTTGPPVTMTTGSLEPSSGASGPQVSSVKLSTMMTPATSTNASTVPFRNPDENSGGMLPVAVLVALLAVIVLVALLLLWRRRQKRRTGALVLSRGGKRNGVVDAWAGPAQVPEEGAVTVTVGGSGGDKGSGVSDGEGSGRRPTLTTFFGRRKSRQGSLAMEELKSGSDPSLKGEEEPLVASEDGAVDAPAPDEPEGGDGAAP; from the coding sequence ATGGCCGCGCTTATTCTCCTCCTTGGGGTGCTGGTGGTAAGCCCAGACGCTCTGGGGAGCACGACGGCTGTGCAGACACCCACCGCTGGAGAGCCTTTGGTCTCTACTAGCGAGGCCCTGAGCTCACAGATGTACACCACTTCAATAACAAGTGACCCTAAGGCCAACAGCACTGGGGACCAGACCTCAGCCCTACCTCCCTCAACTTCCATCAATGAGGGATCCCCTCTTTGGACTTCCATTGGTGCCAGCACTGGTTCCCCTTTACCTGGGCCAGCAACCTTCCAGGAAGTTTCCGTCAAGACGTCATCAGTGCCCCAGGAAACCCCTCATGCAACCAGTCATCCTGCTGTTCCCATAACAGCAAACTCTCTAGGATCCTACACCATGACAAGTGGAACCATAACAATGAACTCTCCGGAAACCTCCAGTAGGACCAGTGGAGCCCCTGTTACCACGGCAGCTAGCTCTCTGGACACCTCCAGAGGCACCTCTGGACCCCCTCTTACCATGGCAACTGTCTCTCTGGAGACTTCCAAAGGCACTTCTGGACCCCCTGTTACCATGGCAACTGACTCTCTGGAGACCTCCATTGGGACCACTGGACCCCCTGTTACCATGACAACTGGCTCTCTGGAGCCCTCCAGCGGGGCCAGTGGACCCCAGGTCTCTAGCGTAAAACTATCCACGATGATGACTCCAGCGACCTCCACCAACGCAAGCACTGTGCCCTTCCGGAACCCAGATGAGAACTCAGGAGGCATGCTGCCGGTGGCTGTGCTTGTGGCCCTGCTGGCGGTCATAGTCCTCGTGGCTCTGCTCCTGCTGTGGCGCCGGCGGCAGAAGCGGCGGACTGGGGCCCTCGTGCTGAGCAGAGGCGGCAAGCGTAACGGGGTGGTGGACGCCTGGGCTGGGCCAGCCCAGGTCCCTGAGGAGGGGGCTGTGACAGTGACCGTGGGAGGGTCCGGGGGCGACAAGGGCTCTGGGGTCTCCGATGGGGAGGGGTCTGGCCGGCGGCCCACGCTCACCACTTTCTTTGGCAGACGGAAGTCTCGCCAGGGCTCCCTGGCGATGGAGGAGCTGAAGTCTGGGTCAGACCCCAGCCTCAAAGGGGAGGAGGAGCCGCTGGTGGCCAGCGAGGATGGGGCTGTGGATGCCCCAGCTCCTGATGAGCCCGAAGGGGGAGACGGGGCTGCCCCTTAA